In Polyangiaceae bacterium, a genomic segment contains:
- a CDS encoding fatty acid desaturase, with amino-acid sequence MMVAQGPSWLVAVPLFFLAGFVAFTPMHDAAHKSVAKARWASELVGRFAGFVLLAPFPAFRWIHLEHHKHTNEADSDPDFYSGAGPRWQLPLRWATQDLHYYWLYVRAQRPRRERLEAIGTLVASYALLVLVALSGHWQLVLAWLVGARLAITALAFAFDYLPHAPHDVIQKQDRFRATTLIDHPWLTPVLLYQNYHLIHHLYPGVPFYRYAEVFRERRVDLVKKGARKRKLFGAPTPLDE; translated from the coding sequence ATGATGGTGGCGCAAGGTCCTAGCTGGCTCGTCGCCGTGCCGCTGTTCTTCCTTGCGGGCTTCGTCGCGTTTACGCCAATGCACGACGCCGCTCACAAGTCCGTCGCCAAGGCGCGTTGGGCGAGCGAGCTGGTTGGGCGGTTCGCTGGGTTTGTGTTGCTAGCGCCGTTTCCGGCCTTTCGCTGGATCCATCTCGAGCACCACAAGCACACCAACGAAGCGGACAGCGACCCCGACTTCTACAGTGGAGCGGGGCCGCGTTGGCAGCTGCCATTGCGCTGGGCGACGCAAGACCTCCACTACTACTGGCTGTATGTCCGCGCTCAGCGGCCGCGTCGCGAACGCCTTGAAGCGATCGGTACGCTGGTCGCTTCCTATGCGCTGCTGGTGCTCGTCGCGCTGAGCGGGCACTGGCAGCTGGTGCTGGCCTGGTTAGTCGGTGCGCGCCTGGCGATCACGGCGCTGGCCTTCGCCTTCGACTACCTGCCCCACGCACCTCATGACGTGATTCAGAAGCAAGATCGCTTCCGCGCGACAACGCTCATCGACCACCCCTGGCTGACACCGGTGCTGCTCTACCAGAACTACCATCTGATTCATCACCTGTACCCCGGGGTGCCGTTCTATCGCTACGCCGAGGTGTTCCGCGAGCGGCGCGTCGACCTGGTGAAGAAGGGCGCACGCAAGCGCAAGCTGTTTGGTGCTCCAACGCCGCTTGATGAGTAG
- a CDS encoding sulfatase — translation MLSAQNRQRALSAAMMSLALTSLSCDRSTAPAPDNSLEEPSQASAAPASSPSVAPAPLSPPKPEAKRPYNVVLIYVDSLRADMPWSGYPRKIAPNLTKFAQRAVWYENAYSLSSYTAKSIPPSLIGGYPSELKRDGYFFTKWSPENLFLAERVQGAGHRTLAGHVHGYFQPKLAMGPAEGVDDYRMIEGHIDLQAVKSVTDERLFKLAKQMLTDPKNVSLPDGKRFFAVFHFLDPHHTYERHAGVHGFGNKPRDMYDSEVLWTDRWVGQLLDFIESAPWSENTAVIVTADHGEGFGEHNHFRHAYELWESLVRVPLLFYIPGATPAKLSEARGHIDLAPTIADLMGVKAEPKFRGVSLVSELFGSPQLPRPVVVDLPRDDLQDRRRAVIDGGWKLISFGDDKRFQLYHLKEDPTESQDLAKTNPEQLERMRALLSRLNEEIPTQPVSGGVTLKGAPAGRRY, via the coding sequence ATGCTTTCCGCACAGAACCGACAGCGCGCGCTCAGCGCAGCGATGATGAGCCTCGCCCTCACTTCGCTGAGCTGTGACCGCTCCACCGCTCCAGCGCCAGATAATAGCCTTGAAGAGCCCAGCCAAGCGAGCGCAGCGCCAGCAAGCTCGCCCAGCGTGGCTCCGGCGCCCCTCTCCCCCCCAAAACCAGAGGCAAAACGGCCCTACAACGTAGTCCTCATCTACGTCGATAGCCTACGCGCTGACATGCCTTGGAGCGGCTACCCTCGGAAGATCGCTCCGAACCTGACGAAGTTCGCCCAGCGCGCCGTGTGGTACGAGAACGCGTACTCGCTGTCCAGCTACACCGCTAAATCGATCCCACCAAGCTTGATCGGTGGATATCCGAGTGAGTTGAAGCGGGATGGCTACTTCTTCACCAAGTGGTCGCCCGAAAACCTTTTCCTTGCGGAACGCGTCCAAGGAGCAGGGCACCGTACCCTCGCAGGACACGTGCATGGGTATTTTCAGCCAAAGCTAGCGATGGGCCCCGCGGAGGGGGTGGACGACTATCGCATGATCGAGGGTCACATCGACCTACAGGCGGTGAAATCGGTAACGGACGAGCGCTTGTTCAAGCTCGCCAAACAGATGCTGACGGATCCGAAGAACGTGTCATTGCCGGACGGCAAACGCTTCTTCGCGGTGTTTCACTTCTTGGACCCTCACCACACCTACGAGCGTCACGCAGGGGTGCATGGCTTCGGCAACAAGCCGCGCGACATGTACGACAGCGAGGTCTTGTGGACGGACCGTTGGGTAGGGCAACTGCTCGACTTCATCGAGAGCGCTCCATGGTCCGAGAACACCGCGGTGATCGTGACGGCAGATCATGGCGAGGGCTTCGGAGAGCACAACCACTTCCGACACGCCTACGAGCTATGGGAGTCCTTGGTGCGCGTCCCGCTACTATTCTATATCCCCGGGGCAACGCCAGCGAAGTTGAGCGAAGCCCGCGGACATATCGATCTCGCACCGACGATCGCCGACCTGATGGGGGTCAAGGCGGAGCCCAAGTTTCGCGGCGTGAGCCTGGTGAGTGAGCTGTTCGGCTCGCCACAGCTGCCGCGTCCTGTGGTCGTGGACCTACCGCGGGATGACCTTCAAGACCGCCGTCGTGCGGTGATCGATGGGGGCTGGAAGCTCATCAGCTTCGGTGACGACAAGCGCTTCCAGCTTTACCACTTGAAGGAAGATCCCACGGAGAGCCAGGACCTCGCGAAAACGAACCCGGAACAGCTCGAGCGCATGCGCGCGCTGCTCTCGCGCCTGAACGAGGAAATCCCCACGCAACCGGTGAGCGGCGGGGTGACGCTCAAGGGCGCACCGGCCGGTCGGCGCTACTAA
- a CDS encoding response regulator transcription factor: protein MTAGFSLGSFSPGTAVNAVTSVLVLEDTAPIRLGVCEAVAARSELDLVAACETVRQALDYIEDTSQPLDVAIIDLSLPDGHGTDVVAKVTELRPQCVCLVFTVLADEASIFSALRAGARGYILKESSPEELVEAIFHAETGGAPMSPEVARTVVESFRPDNVAERTGLTPREREILELLCHGTSYSEVADMLHIGRGTVHTHVKNIYRKLDVSSKAEATKVAIQRRLFIP, encoded by the coding sequence GTGACTGCCGGGTTCAGTTTGGGTAGCTTCTCTCCTGGTACCGCCGTGAACGCCGTCACCTCCGTCTTGGTGCTCGAAGACACCGCCCCCATTCGCCTCGGCGTCTGCGAGGCCGTCGCTGCACGTTCGGAGCTCGACCTGGTCGCGGCGTGCGAGACCGTCCGCCAAGCACTCGACTACATCGAGGACACCAGCCAACCGCTGGATGTCGCGATCATCGATCTGTCTTTGCCAGACGGCCACGGCACTGACGTGGTCGCCAAGGTCACGGAGCTGCGTCCGCAGTGCGTCTGCCTGGTATTCACCGTGCTGGCGGACGAAGCATCCATCTTCTCCGCTCTGCGTGCCGGCGCCCGTGGCTATATCCTCAAGGAAAGCAGCCCCGAGGAGCTGGTCGAAGCAATTTTCCACGCCGAAACTGGCGGCGCTCCCATGAGCCCGGAGGTCGCGCGAACGGTCGTCGAGAGTTTTCGTCCGGACAACGTCGCGGAACGCACGGGGCTCACGCCGCGGGAACGCGAGATCCTGGAGTTGCTCTGCCACGGCACGAGCTACTCAGAGGTCGCGGACATGCTGCACATTGGGCGCGGCACGGTGCACACCCACGTGAAGAACATCTATCGCAAGTTGGATGTCAGCTCGAAAGCCGAAGCCACGAAGGTAGCCATCCAGCGCCGGCTGTTCATTCCCTGA
- a CDS encoding glycerol-3-phosphate dehydrogenase/oxidase, which yields MQLRENNIEKLDDRVFDVLIVGGGINGSVTASALTSQGAQVALIDRGDFAGQTSQESSNLIWGGIKYLEGFEFSLVRKLCRSRNHLLRSYPSTVKEIRFFVSLETGFRKPRWMIWFGTLLYWLIGNFFTRRPRLLSRGDIGSDEGVVSLENCVGGVEYSDAYLVDNDARFVFKFVREALDHGGILANYVSALGSERKGGVWHTKARDEVSGREFVIKSKTLVNACGPYADALNGQSGVTTEHRHLFSKGIHLITRRITESKRVLTFFADDGRMFFVIPMGNKSCIGTTDTRVEHVPAEITDEDRQFVLENINKRLQLPEPLSAADIIAERCGVRPLVVKAGSQGGKGDWTSLSRKHEIDIDAAQAQVTIYGGKLTDCLNVGNEVTRALQGLGLELPYGGFKWYGEPADEFRDEYFHQARLMRLDEMTSPESSEMLSTRLWRRYAGRALGLLEDIRRDPSMAEVLIKGTEYIRCELYHAAKHEMVTHLEDFLRRRSKIALVERTDFIRSAPGLREAARILFGERAEAELSAYFGAVPPASPASIAAPALQREAEDQQAAY from the coding sequence ATGCAACTTCGGGAAAACAACATCGAGAAGCTCGACGACCGGGTCTTCGACGTGCTCATCGTTGGCGGCGGTATCAACGGCTCCGTTACGGCCTCGGCGTTGACCAGCCAAGGCGCCCAGGTTGCGTTGATCGATCGCGGTGACTTTGCTGGGCAGACCAGTCAGGAATCTTCGAATCTGATCTGGGGCGGCATCAAGTACCTCGAAGGCTTCGAGTTCAGCCTGGTGCGTAAGCTGTGTCGTTCGCGCAATCACCTGCTGCGGAGCTACCCGTCCACCGTCAAAGAGATCCGCTTCTTCGTCAGCCTCGAAACGGGCTTTCGCAAGCCGCGCTGGATGATCTGGTTCGGCACGCTGCTCTACTGGTTGATTGGCAACTTCTTCACCCGGCGTCCGCGGCTCTTGAGCCGAGGGGACATCGGGAGTGATGAAGGCGTTGTTTCCCTGGAGAACTGCGTAGGCGGTGTCGAGTACTCCGACGCCTACTTGGTGGACAACGACGCGCGCTTCGTCTTCAAGTTCGTGCGCGAGGCGCTAGACCACGGCGGCATCCTCGCGAACTACGTCAGCGCCCTGGGCAGCGAGCGCAAGGGTGGCGTGTGGCACACCAAGGCGCGCGACGAGGTCAGCGGGCGCGAGTTCGTGATCAAGAGCAAGACCCTGGTCAACGCGTGCGGCCCGTACGCTGACGCCCTCAACGGCCAAAGTGGCGTGACGACGGAGCACCGCCACCTGTTCTCCAAGGGCATTCACCTGATCACTCGGCGCATCACCGAGTCGAAGCGGGTGCTGACGTTCTTCGCCGACGACGGCCGCATGTTCTTCGTGATCCCGATGGGCAACAAGAGCTGCATCGGCACCACGGACACCCGCGTTGAGCATGTCCCCGCGGAAATAACTGACGAAGACCGGCAGTTCGTGCTGGAGAACATCAACAAGCGCCTGCAGCTTCCGGAGCCGCTGAGTGCCGCGGACATCATCGCGGAGCGCTGCGGTGTGCGCCCGTTGGTGGTCAAGGCGGGGAGCCAAGGCGGGAAGGGTGACTGGACGTCGCTCTCGCGCAAACACGAGATCGACATCGACGCCGCTCAGGCGCAGGTCACGATCTACGGCGGTAAGCTCACCGACTGCCTCAACGTGGGCAACGAGGTGACGCGGGCGCTGCAAGGGCTAGGCCTCGAGCTGCCATACGGCGGCTTCAAGTGGTACGGCGAGCCAGCTGACGAGTTCCGCGACGAGTACTTCCATCAGGCCCGGTTGATGCGCCTCGACGAGATGACCTCGCCCGAGTCTTCGGAGATGCTCTCGACCCGCCTCTGGCGGCGCTACGCAGGCCGCGCGCTGGGGCTACTCGAAGACATCCGGCGTGATCCCAGCATGGCCGAGGTGCTGATCAAGGGCACCGAGTACATCCGCTGCGAGCTTTACCACGCGGCAAAGCACGAGATGGTCACCCACCTCGAAGACTTCCTGCGGCGGCGCTCGAAGATCGCCCTGGTGGAGCGCACCGATTTCATCCGTAGCGCGCCGGGGCTGCGTGAGGCCGCGCGCATTCTGTTTGGGGAGCGCGCCGAAGCAGAGCTTTCAGCCTACTTCGGCGCGGTACCTCCGGCGTCACCCGCGTCGATTGCGGCGCCGGCGCTGCAGCGCGAAGCCGAGGACCAGCAAGCCGCCTACTAG
- a CDS encoding thrombospondin type 3 repeat-containing protein gives MATLGSARALGMDNAIGVLATGHKADIAIFANSGRQHHRAVIDAGAGDVALVLRGGLPVTGNSAVVNALATGCDDLGDVCGSNKSACLTRDIGKSWSALQSAVGSPAYPLFFCGVPDGEPSCVPARTLTDDSVNGSGNYAGMSVANDQDGDGVPDSEDNCPSIFNPVRPLDGGKQADYDSDDVGDVCDPCPLEAASTTCKTFDPNDTDGDGVPNLSDNCPATENADQADMDNDGKGDLCDLCPSVTNVGDAGCPYDIPTLKTDATLQGERVAVQGAVVTGVGPQGFFIQENTTTFKDNAGVYIFNGSDAKPNLDDIIDVTGATLTTYFSQIQLNTVSWTATGSTFQMPPRVLTAAELTQLVTDGAASPLEGQLIQVENVSVSDADPVGGSGDTNNVNEFELTGGLRVDDAIWPTGQTFIDPFPTVGEQFVSITGPVSFRNDYLKLLPRAPTDLVFAAADVAAFSSAQVYQRVGTLGNTLPAPLVVTLTRSVAAATLVEVTSDDTGTATIPGSPFTVNAGENSVTIPVNGVAAGTTTLRANIQGQTTEVTTQIQVLTDNAIPNVVSIAPTSATVVVGDTQQFTVTLEHPAPVGGMNLTAAVTGSIGSVPNPIAVPADVTQVMFNFTAGNTAGTGQIQINGTTTADVSVIDQPADLDIGGYTLVQTTSAKTYDIPSGTMVPAGGYVIISRTATKAEFETYFGLTLGANVIYLNAGDAGITINGDETYALQNASSTVIDGPSIAQPASAGRNYSRVQPVGPANMASSWTDQADSIAVCSPGSGQTIPGTLSGIYISEISDVSGSGNFKYEYVELFYDGG, from the coding sequence ATGGCGACGCTCGGCTCCGCCCGCGCGCTCGGCATGGACAACGCGATTGGCGTGCTGGCGACGGGTCACAAGGCGGACATCGCGATCTTCGCGAACTCTGGCCGTCAGCATCACCGCGCAGTCATCGACGCTGGCGCCGGTGATGTGGCGCTGGTGTTGCGTGGCGGTCTCCCCGTCACCGGCAACAGCGCGGTCGTCAACGCACTGGCAACCGGCTGCGACGATCTCGGCGACGTGTGCGGCTCCAACAAGAGCGCGTGTCTGACCCGTGACATCGGCAAGAGCTGGAGCGCGTTGCAGTCTGCGGTTGGTTCGCCTGCGTACCCGCTGTTCTTCTGCGGCGTCCCGGATGGCGAGCCGAGCTGTGTGCCTGCGCGCACGCTGACCGATGACTCGGTCAACGGCTCTGGCAACTACGCGGGCATGAGCGTGGCCAACGACCAGGACGGCGATGGTGTTCCGGATTCGGAAGACAACTGCCCCAGCATCTTCAACCCGGTGCGTCCCTTGGATGGCGGCAAGCAGGCCGACTACGACAGCGACGACGTCGGTGACGTATGTGACCCGTGCCCGCTCGAGGCCGCCTCGACGACCTGCAAGACGTTCGATCCGAACGACACCGACGGCGACGGCGTGCCGAACCTGAGCGACAACTGCCCGGCAACGGAGAACGCCGATCAGGCCGACATGGACAACGACGGGAAGGGCGATCTCTGTGATCTCTGCCCCAGCGTGACCAACGTCGGTGACGCCGGGTGTCCCTACGACATCCCCACGCTCAAGACGGATGCCACGCTGCAAGGCGAGCGCGTCGCTGTTCAGGGTGCGGTGGTGACCGGCGTCGGTCCCCAGGGCTTCTTCATCCAGGAGAACACCACGACCTTCAAGGACAACGCGGGTGTCTACATCTTCAACGGCTCTGACGCGAAACCGAACCTCGACGACATCATTGACGTCACGGGCGCGACTCTGACCACCTACTTCAGCCAAATCCAGCTGAATACGGTGAGCTGGACCGCCACCGGCAGCACCTTCCAGATGCCGCCTCGGGTGCTCACCGCTGCTGAGCTCACCCAGTTGGTGACCGATGGCGCTGCGTCACCCCTCGAAGGCCAGCTAATCCAGGTGGAAAATGTGTCCGTGAGCGACGCTGATCCGGTTGGCGGCTCGGGCGACACCAACAACGTCAACGAGTTCGAACTCACCGGCGGCCTGCGCGTCGACGATGCCATCTGGCCAACGGGTCAGACCTTCATCGATCCGTTCCCCACCGTGGGCGAGCAGTTCGTGTCCATCACCGGCCCCGTGTCGTTCCGCAACGACTACCTGAAGTTGCTGCCCCGCGCCCCGACTGACCTCGTGTTCGCGGCGGCAGACGTCGCAGCGTTCAGCTCGGCACAGGTCTACCAGCGCGTTGGCACCCTGGGTAACACCCTCCCGGCGCCGCTCGTCGTGACGCTGACTCGCTCGGTGGCTGCGGCAACGCTGGTCGAGGTGACGTCAGATGACACGGGTACCGCCACGATTCCCGGCAGCCCGTTTACGGTCAACGCTGGGGAAAACAGCGTGACCATTCCCGTCAACGGTGTCGCCGCTGGCACCACGACCCTGCGCGCGAACATCCAGGGACAGACGACGGAGGTGACGACTCAAATCCAGGTGCTCACGGACAACGCGATCCCGAACGTCGTCTCCATCGCGCCCACCTCGGCGACCGTCGTCGTCGGCGACACGCAGCAGTTCACCGTCACCCTCGAGCATCCTGCTCCCGTGGGCGGCATGAACCTCACCGCTGCAGTCACCGGTAGCATTGGCAGCGTTCCGAACCCGATCGCTGTCCCGGCGGACGTCACCCAGGTCATGTTCAACTTCACCGCAGGGAACACGGCAGGCACCGGCCAGATCCAAATCAACGGCACCACGACCGCTGACGTAAGCGTCATCGATCAGCCGGCGGATCTGGATATCGGTGGTTACACGCTGGTTCAGACGACGAGCGCGAAGACCTACGACATCCCCTCCGGTACCATGGTGCCCGCCGGGGGATACGTGATCATCTCGCGCACGGCGACCAAGGCGGAGTTCGAGACGTACTTCGGACTCACCCTGGGAGCGAACGTCATCTACCTCAATGCGGGTGACGCTGGCATCACCATCAACGGCGACGAGACCTACGCTCTGCAAAATGCCTCGAGCACCGTGATCGACGGGCCGAGCATCGCGCAGCCGGCCAGTGCCGGGCGGAACTACTCGCGTGTACAACCCGTGGGCCCCGCGAACATGGCAAGCTCCTGGACGGACCAAGCCGACAGCATTGCCGTGTGTTCGCCAGGCAGCGGGCAAACCATCCCGGGCACCTTGTCGGGGATCTACATCAGCGAGATCAGCGACGTCTCTGGCTCGGGCAACTTCAAGTACGAGTACGTGGAGCTGTTCTACGACGGCGGCTGA
- a CDS encoding response regulator transcription factor: protein MGETKHTRVLLADDHELILEGLERLLSQREDLDIVAKERRGDAALERLRQRDVDLAVLDISMPGLDGLSVIREANGLSLSTRFILLTMFDDLTYVRKAESLGVKVFLLKEAATTELLLAIDAALEGHRYLSSSLMERILRTEPPPVDALDIEKLTPAELEVLRELSLNKTSREIAATLGVSHRTVQNHRAHICAKLDLKGSNRLLEFAIENRERLYPE from the coding sequence GTGGGGGAAACGAAGCACACCCGGGTGCTCTTGGCGGATGACCATGAGCTGATCCTGGAAGGTCTGGAGCGCCTGCTGAGTCAGCGGGAGGATCTGGACATCGTCGCGAAGGAGCGACGGGGAGACGCCGCGCTCGAGCGACTGCGCCAGCGCGACGTCGACCTCGCGGTGCTCGACATCTCGATGCCTGGTCTCGATGGGCTCAGCGTGATCCGCGAGGCCAACGGGTTGTCGCTGAGCACGCGGTTCATCCTGCTCACCATGTTCGATGACCTCACCTACGTGCGCAAAGCGGAGAGCTTGGGCGTAAAGGTGTTCCTGCTCAAGGAGGCAGCGACGACCGAGCTCCTGCTGGCGATAGACGCCGCGCTGGAGGGCCATCGCTACTTGAGTTCGAGCTTGATGGAACGAATTCTCCGCACGGAACCGCCCCCGGTCGACGCCCTCGACATCGAGAAGCTCACACCCGCGGAGCTCGAGGTGCTGAGAGAGCTGTCCCTCAACAAAACCAGCAGGGAAATCGCCGCGACGCTGGGGGTGAGTCATCGCACAGTGCAGAATCACCGCGCCCACATCTGTGCCAAGCTCGACCTCAAAGGCAGCAATCGGCTCCTCGAGTTCGCGATCGAGAACCGCGAACGGCTCTACCCTGAATAG